The following are from one region of the Ictalurus furcatus strain D&B chromosome 11, Billie_1.0, whole genome shotgun sequence genome:
- the LOC128614845 gene encoding probable serine/threonine-protein kinase DDB_G0280133 codes for MICPENHHGRETESNKMHKDDLIQFIQRKSQECLLHVDEPNQRESYFFWNIMDLFCKHDGNATMSEVAIVLFTGYRFLKKTASKLRGFQNQEDWCLPLARLLCAAVPDDEHRKAVIDMGDDLASKGLTYAAHLCYLVARKESGFDLIGCESFPDRLSALTEAIERTEVYEYVMGLNSRFTESDLQELKFLDASKLFESGLSAQALDYCETIAKVVTPFPDSIANTSLDLIISRSKKLHDGKGEEPEWLLNIQLLHEEEADLSDSYIDQEQRTETPPSLEVPAAEEGYSDRAQEHKAFLTEEVISRYYIGELLGEGGGGAVYAGVRKADNTEVAVKFIIRDEYHGMMTTPDNTSLPTEVLLMQILSKPIPNPNVLVLLEWFEIPDFFVLILERPSPCMDLQQFCDTLHNGKLSEPLARDIMLQLVKAALHCYDCGVYHTDIKTANVLINTETLQIKLIDFGSGFLLKDTPCRECPGSMNYFPPEWLQHREHFPQPATVWTLGIILYELMHGDLPFQSADEITKGCLHFTPGVSGDCCELISWCLQQDPNSRPNFREIVKHRWFTAGQSNFESFPVLGGLITPLLQFLYSYIE; via the exons ATGATCTGCCCAGAGAATCATCATGGCAGAGAAACTGAAAG CAATAAGATGCACAAGGACGACTTGATTCAGTTTATCCAGAGGAAATCTCAGGAGTGTCTGCTCCATGTTGATGAACCTAACCAAAGGGAATCCTATTTCTTCTGGAACATTATGGACTTGTTCTGTAAACACGATGGA AACGCAACGATGTCAGAAGTGGCTATAGTCCTCTTCACGGGCTacagatttttaaagaaaacggCATCTAAG CTCAGAGGTTTTCAGAATCAGGAGGACTGGTGCCTTCCTCTGGCAAGACTTTTATGTGCTGCTGTGCCAGACGATGAGCACAGGAAAGCTGTGATTGACATGGGAGATGATCTTG CCTCCAAAGGACTGACTTATGCAGCGCATCTCTGCTATTTGGTGGCACGTAAGGAATCCGGCTTTGATCTGATTGGATGCGAGAG CTTTCCAGACAGATTATCAGCCTTGACTGAAGCCATCGAGCGAACAGAGGTTTATGAATACGTGATGGGCCTGAACTCACGGTTCACAGAGTCAGACCTCCAG GAGTTGAAGTTCCTTGACGCCAGCAAGCTATTCGAGTCTGGACTTTCTGCTCAAGCCCTCGATTACTGCGAGACCATTGCTAAAGTAGTCACCCCCTTCCCAGACAGCATCGCAAACACCTCGTTGGACCTAATTATAAGC CGGTCTAAGAAATTGCATGACGGGAAGGGAGAAGAACCTGAATGGTTGCTAAATATTCAGCTGCTGCACGAAGAAGAAGCAGATCTTTCAGATTCTTATATTGATCAAGAACAGCGCACTGAGACGCCACCTTCTCTTGAAGTGCCCGCTGCCGAAGAGG GTTACTCCGATAGAGCACAAGAGCACAAGGCTTTTTTAACAGAGGAGGTTATTTCACGGTACTATATAGGAGAGCTACTGGGGGAAGGAGGCGGCGGTGCTGTGTATGCAGGAGTTCGCAAAGCAGATAACACCGAG GTTGCTGTTAAATTTATCATCAGAGATGAGTACCATGGAATGATGACCACT CCCGACAACACATCGCTCCCTACAGAGGTGTTATTGATGCAGATATTGTCCAAGCCGATTCCCAATCCGAATGTGCTGGTGCTGCTGGAATGGTTTGAGATACCCGATTTCTTTGTCTTGATCCTGGAGCGACCCAGTCCCTGCATGGACCTCCAACAATTCTGTGATACTCTTCACAATGGTAAACTGTCTGAACCCCTGGCTCGAGACATCATGCTACAGTTGGTTAAGGCTGCTCTTCACTGCTATGACTGTGGAGTTTATCATACTGACATCAAGACTGCGAATGTCCTCATCAACACCGAGACGCTACAAATTAAGTTGATAGATTTCGGCAGTGGCTTTTTGCTTAAGGACACCCCTTGCAGGGAATGCCCAG GCAGTATGAACTACTTCCCTCCTGAGTGGTTACAACATAGAGAGCACTTTCCTCAACCTGCTACTGTCTGGACTCTGGGCATAATCCTTTATGAGCTAATGCATGGAGACCTACCCTTTCAGTCAGCTGATGAGATTACTAAAGGATGCCTACACTTCACTCCTGGTGTGTCTGGAG ATTGCTGCGAGCTGATATCATGGTGCCTGCAGCAAGACCCTAATTCTCGGCCAAATTTCAGGGAAATCGTTAAGCACAGGTGGTTTACAGCAGGACAGAGCAATTTCGAG AGCTTTCCTGTCCTTGGAGGTCTGATAACACCGCTATTACAATTTTTGTACAGTTACATAGAATAg